Proteins from a genomic interval of Chroococcidiopsis thermalis PCC 7203:
- a CDS encoding DUF1499 domain-containing protein, protein MGIFTGNRPNNLGVRDGKLAPCPNTPNCVSSQSTDASHKVEPLNYTSAPEVALTQLKQVISSLPKTNIVTETDSYIYAEFTSAIVGFVDDVEFYLDRDAQVFHVRSASRLGKSDLGVNRKRIETIRAQFQELQVQNSA, encoded by the coding sequence GTGGGTATATTTACAGGAAATAGACCAAATAACTTGGGCGTGCGCGATGGTAAGCTCGCCCCATGTCCGAATACACCAAACTGCGTCTCTAGTCAAAGTACAGATGCTAGCCATAAGGTAGAGCCGCTGAACTATACATCTGCTCCTGAGGTGGCGTTGACCCAACTCAAACAAGTTATCTCAAGTTTACCGAAAACAAATATTGTGACGGAAACTGACAGCTATATCTATGCTGAATTCACGAGTGCGATCGTGGGTTTTGTCGATGATGTCGAGTTTTATTTAGATCGCGACGCACAAGTCTTCCACGTCCGTTCGGCTTCTCGATTGGGTAAATCCGATCTGGGCGTGAATCGCAAAAGAATCGAGACGATTCGAGCGCAGTTTCAAGAACTACAAGTACAAAATTCCGCTTAG
- a CDS encoding recombinase family protein, translated as MTIFAYCYTDPLLDPTPDLGRWQGMDRVYQDLGQRSQLQQLLSDCQTAPPNCLYIRRLDDLGDSMAEIGDRLVQLQALGVKVAIGESSLATDLGSELTLQTDLIQLLHTIGQQQRSRRLRQGHARTRLNALPPPGKAPYGYRRGKEKYAIDRTTAPVVKDFFENFLLFGSLRGAVRHLAQKYGKKISVTTGRRWLTNPVYRGDTAYQNGETIANTHAPIISREEAAQIDRLLRRNRQLPPRTASAPRSLVGLANCSECQAPMTVVSVTARRQKREYLYLRALQCPHRPKCGAIAYEQVLEQTIAAICRDLPNAVAQMNFPQLDAAKQSLLNAIANREEILAQLSQLTSTGILDEETANLRAYKLRAEISQLQAQFATLPPVNLRSVAQAVSIPQFWFDLSESERRFYFREFIDQIQILRQDTAWQVRLVFVF; from the coding sequence ATGACAATCTTTGCTTACTGCTATACCGATCCTCTCCTCGATCCGACACCCGATCTCGGTCGATGGCAGGGTATGGATCGAGTTTATCAAGACTTAGGGCAGCGATCGCAGTTGCAGCAGTTGTTGAGTGACTGTCAGACAGCACCACCAAACTGTTTGTATATTCGTCGCTTGGACGATCTAGGCGATAGTATGGCAGAAATTGGCGATCGCTTGGTTCAATTACAGGCTCTGGGTGTAAAGGTAGCGATCGGTGAATCGTCTTTAGCAACCGATTTGGGGAGTGAATTAACGCTACAGACAGATTTAATTCAACTTCTACACACCATAGGACAACAGCAGCGCAGCCGTCGTCTGCGTCAAGGACACGCTCGCACTCGTCTCAATGCCTTGCCTCCTCCTGGTAAAGCTCCCTATGGTTATCGGCGTGGTAAAGAAAAATACGCGATCGACCGCACGACTGCTCCAGTTGTGAAAGATTTTTTTGAAAATTTTCTCCTGTTCGGTTCTTTGCGCGGAGCAGTACGGCATTTAGCACAAAAATACGGCAAAAAGATTTCCGTGACTACCGGACGACGTTGGCTGACGAATCCTGTTTATCGAGGCGATACGGCTTATCAAAACGGTGAGACGATCGCCAATACTCACGCACCAATTATTTCTCGCGAAGAGGCGGCTCAGATCGATCGGCTGTTGCGGCGTAACCGCCAGCTCCCGCCGAGAACTGCTAGCGCTCCTCGTTCCCTCGTCGGATTAGCAAATTGTAGCGAGTGCCAAGCGCCAATGACGGTTGTGAGCGTTACTGCTCGTCGTCAAAAGCGAGAATATCTCTACTTGCGCGCCTTACAATGTCCTCATCGCCCTAAATGCGGTGCTATTGCCTACGAACAGGTATTAGAACAAACAATTGCTGCTATTTGCCGCGATTTACCTAATGCTGTGGCTCAAATGAATTTTCCGCAATTGGATGCAGCAAAGCAGTCTTTACTCAACGCGATCGCCAATCGGGAAGAGATTCTAGCTCAACTTTCTCAGCTTACTAGTACAGGTATTTTGGATGAAGAGACTGCTAATTTACGCGCCTACAAACTGCGCGCGGAAATTTCCCAGTTACAAGCTCAATTTGCGACTTTACCACCAGTTAATTTACGTTCCGTAGCTCAGGCTGTATCCATTCCTCAATTTTGGTTCGATTTATCTGAATCGGAGCGTCGCTTCTACTTTCGCGAATTCATCGACCAAATTCAGATTCTGCGGCAAGATACGGCTTGGCAGGTACGCTTAGTTTTTGTTTTTTAA
- the psaB gene encoding photosystem I core protein PsaB has translation MATKFPKFSQDLAQDPTTRRIWYGIATAHDFESHDGMTEENLYQKLFATHFGHLAIIFLWASSLLFHVAWQGNFEQWIKDPLHVRPIAHAIWDPQFGKAAVDAFTQGGASYPVNIAYSGVYHWWYTIGMRTNNDLYMGSVFLLLLASLFLFAGWLHLQPKFRPSLSWFKSAEPRLNHHLAGLFGVSSLAWTGHLVHVAIPESRGQHVGWSNFLTTPPHPDGLQPFFSGNWGAYAANPDTANHVFGTSQGAGTAILTFLGGFHPQTQSLWLTDMAHHHLAIAVLFIVAGHMYRTNFGIGHSIKEMLNAKKFFGASTEGQFNLPHQGLYDTINNSLHFQLSLALAALGTITSLVAQHMYAMPPYAFIGQDFTTQAALYTHHQYIACALMLGAFAHAAIFWVRDYDPEQNKGNVLDRVLKHKEAIISHLSWVSLFLGFHTLGLYVHNDVVVAFGTPEKQILIEPVFAQFIQGAHGKVLYGFDTLLSNPDSVASTAGAAWLPNWLDAINNGTNSLFLTIGPGDFLVHHAFALAIHTTVLVLVKGALDARGSKLMPDKKDFGYAFPCDGPGRGGTCDISAWDSFYLAAFWVLNTAGWVTFYWHWKHLGIWQGNVAQFNESSTYLMGWLRDYLWLYSAQLINGYNPYGMNNLSVWAWMFLLGHLIWATGFMFLISWRGYWQELIETLVWAHERTPLANLIRWKDKPVALSIVQARIVGLGHFAAGYILTYAAFLIASTAGKFG, from the coding sequence ATGGCAACAAAATTCCCTAAATTTAGCCAAGACCTAGCCCAGGACCCGACAACACGTCGGATTTGGTACGGCATCGCAACCGCTCACGACTTTGAAAGCCACGACGGGATGACTGAAGAGAATCTCTATCAGAAACTCTTCGCCACTCACTTCGGTCACTTGGCAATCATCTTCCTGTGGGCATCTAGCCTGCTGTTCCACGTCGCTTGGCAAGGCAACTTCGAGCAGTGGATTAAAGACCCACTACACGTCCGTCCCATTGCCCATGCAATTTGGGACCCGCAATTCGGCAAAGCCGCAGTTGATGCTTTCACCCAAGGTGGTGCAAGCTATCCCGTTAACATTGCTTACTCTGGTGTTTACCACTGGTGGTACACCATTGGGATGCGGACAAATAACGACCTCTACATGGGTTCTGTCTTCCTGCTGCTGCTAGCGTCTCTCTTCCTGTTCGCTGGCTGGCTGCACCTGCAACCCAAGTTCCGCCCCAGTCTTTCCTGGTTCAAGAGCGCCGAGCCACGCCTCAACCACCACTTAGCTGGTCTGTTTGGCGTTAGCTCCTTAGCTTGGACTGGACACCTAGTTCACGTTGCGATCCCCGAATCTCGCGGACAGCACGTTGGTTGGAGTAACTTCCTCACCACCCCACCTCATCCAGATGGGCTACAACCCTTCTTCTCTGGTAACTGGGGCGCTTATGCTGCTAACCCTGACACTGCCAATCACGTATTTGGCACGAGTCAAGGCGCAGGAACCGCAATTCTAACTTTCTTAGGTGGTTTCCATCCCCAAACCCAGTCCTTGTGGCTGACGGATATGGCACACCACCACCTGGCGATCGCTGTATTATTCATCGTCGCCGGACACATGTACCGTACCAACTTCGGTATCGGTCACAGCATCAAAGAAATGCTCAACGCCAAGAAATTCTTCGGCGCTAGCACTGAAGGTCAGTTCAACCTGCCTCACCAAGGCTTGTACGACACGATCAACAACTCCCTGCACTTCCAGCTGTCTTTGGCACTGGCTGCACTGGGAACGATTACATCCTTGGTCGCGCAGCACATGTACGCGATGCCTCCCTATGCATTCATCGGGCAGGACTTCACGACACAAGCAGCGCTGTATACCCATCACCAGTACATTGCTTGTGCGTTGATGTTGGGTGCGTTTGCCCACGCTGCAATCTTCTGGGTACGCGACTACGACCCAGAGCAAAACAAAGGCAACGTTCTCGATCGCGTCTTGAAGCACAAAGAAGCGATTATCTCCCACTTGTCTTGGGTGTCTCTCTTCTTGGGCTTCCACACCTTGGGTCTATACGTCCACAACGACGTTGTAGTAGCCTTCGGTACTCCTGAAAAGCAAATCCTGATCGAACCAGTTTTCGCGCAGTTCATTCAGGGCGCTCACGGTAAAGTACTGTACGGCTTCGATACCCTGCTATCGAATCCCGATAGCGTTGCTTCCACCGCTGGCGCTGCATGGCTGCCTAACTGGTTGGATGCAATCAATAACGGCACGAACTCTCTATTCTTGACCATCGGTCCTGGCGACTTCTTGGTACACCACGCTTTTGCTTTGGCGATCCACACAACCGTGTTGGTACTCGTTAAAGGCGCGTTGGATGCCCGTGGTTCCAAGCTGATGCCCGATAAGAAAGACTTCGGTTATGCCTTCCCTTGCGACGGTCCTGGTCGTGGCGGTACTTGCGACATCTCCGCTTGGGACTCCTTCTACCTAGCTGCTTTCTGGGTACTAAACACTGCTGGTTGGGTCACGTTCTACTGGCACTGGAAGCACTTAGGTATTTGGCAAGGCAACGTAGCTCAATTTAACGAGTCTTCGACATACTTGATGGGCTGGCTGCGCGATTACCTGTGGCTGTATTCAGCTCAGCTAATCAACGGCTACAACCCATATGGCATGAACAACCTGTCTGTCTGGGCTTGGATGTTCCTCCTCGGACACTTGATCTGGGCAACTGGTTTCATGTTCCTGATCTCTTGGCGCGGTTACTGGCAAGAATTGATCGAAACTTTGGTCTGGGCGCACGAGCGGACTCCTCTAGCGAACCTGATTCGCTGGAAAGACAAGCCCGTTGCTCTATCCATCGTTCAAGCTCGGATTGTTGGCTTGGGTCACTTCGCTGCTGGATACATCCTCACGTATGCTGCGTTCCTCATTGCCTCCACGGCTGGTAAGTTTGGCTAA